A single region of the Lycium barbarum isolate Lr01 chromosome 2, ASM1917538v2, whole genome shotgun sequence genome encodes:
- the LOC132628328 gene encoding uncharacterized protein LOC132628328 — protein MSDESTEVAKVDESKLMDSSHLYYLHSSDFPGMNLVNFTFDGKGYGGWRRSVLIALSAKNKIDFIDGTCKVPAIDSTDHKLWSRCNDIVLSWLLNSLSKEIFDSVIYSKTAKALWTYLEERFGQSNGAKLYHLQKELSDLVQGSNDIATYFTKLKKLWDELDTLNADINCGCNCSCGGKDKLTKSIQDERLMHFLMGLNDSYASVRGNMLIISPLPNGTINNFHRSSSVNWFIFCNRLKLANQVLQVQMQKLLPTV, from the exons ATGAGTGATGAATCAACTGAGGTAGCTAAGGTGGATGAATCCAAGTTAATGGATTCCAGTCACCTCTATTATCTTCATTCATCAGATTTCCCTGGTATGAATCTGGTGAATTTCACTTTTGATGGCAAAGGGTATGGAGGCTGGCGTAGGTCAGTTCTCATTGCTTTATCAGCCAAAAATAAAATAGATTTTATAGATGGCACATGTAAAGTACCTGCTATTGATTCCACAGATCACAAATTGTGGAGCAGGTGTAATGACATAGTGTTGTCTTGGCTCTTAAATTCACTTTCAAAAGAAATTTTTGATAGTGTGATATACTCAAAAACTGCTAAAGCTTTATGGACATACCTTGAAGAAAGGTTTGGTCAATCAAATGGGGCTAAATTATACCATCTCCAAAAGGAACTAAGTGATTTAGTTCAGGGATCTAATGATATAGCAACATATTTTACCAAGTTGAAGAAACTTTGGGATGAACTAGACACTCTTAATGCTGACATAAACTGTGGGTGTAACTGTAGCTGTGGAGGAAAGGACAAACTGACCAAATCTATACAAGATGAGAGACTTATGCATTTTCTGATGGGTCTAAATGATTCATATGCATCAGTTAGAGGAAATATGTTGATTATCTCACCTCTCCCTAAT GGAACAATCAACAATTTTCACAGGAGCAGTTCAGTGAATTGGTTCATCTTTTGCAATAGGTTAAAGTTAGCTAATCAGGTCCTACAAGTTCAGATGCAGAAGCTGTTGCCAACAGTGTAG